Proteins from a genomic interval of Desulfobacterales bacterium:
- a CDS encoding class I adenylate-forming enzyme family protein, with translation MNIGRLLKRHAKFRPDHPALIFGEERLNFKAFNSSVNQLANGFLKLSIKKGDKIATVLNNCIELLEVFWAAAKIGAVAVPLSPLLRGKGLSSLIRDSDTVLIITESEATGIIDAVKPELPQIPAERYYTVSGEHSGFTDYQVLKAVSKDFEPEKIEIHQDDPVNIIYSSGTTGLPKGIVHTHYIRGLYCSTFAASWRMTPESICLHTGSVIFNGAFMLMMPAMYLGSTFVFGSHLNGSQLVEMVEKEKVTHITTVPAQMIAMLNAPNFSPKALSSIEAICCMGAPLHKKHKEMWHRQLPGTFYEAYGLTEGFFTVLDKTDYENKPESVGCPTPFTEIKIINDQGKELPGGEVGEIIGRGPLAMSGYYKQPELTRQAVRKGWIYSGDLGFTDEEGFLHLVDRKKDMIISGGINVYPRDIEEVLIQHASVREVAVYGVSSEKWGETPVAAVMLRRDAAASPQELLEWVNDRVSARFQKVSKVVIIDEFPRTATGKILKRTLRDM, from the coding sequence ATGAATATTGGCAGACTGCTCAAAAGACACGCAAAATTTCGGCCTGATCATCCGGCACTTATCTTCGGCGAGGAACGGCTCAACTTTAAAGCGTTTAACTCCAGCGTCAATCAACTGGCCAACGGCTTCTTAAAACTGAGCATCAAAAAAGGCGACAAAATCGCGACCGTTTTAAATAATTGCATTGAGCTTCTGGAGGTTTTTTGGGCCGCTGCCAAAATCGGTGCGGTGGCTGTTCCGCTGAGCCCACTGCTGCGTGGTAAGGGTCTTTCAAGCCTGATTCGGGATTCGGATACGGTTTTGATCATTACAGAATCCGAGGCTACAGGAATTATAGATGCCGTCAAACCGGAGCTGCCCCAGATACCCGCAGAGCGTTACTATACGGTCTCCGGCGAGCATTCTGGTTTCACGGATTATCAGGTGCTCAAAGCCGTTTCGAAAGACTTCGAGCCGGAAAAAATCGAAATTCATCAGGACGATCCCGTCAATATCATCTACAGCAGTGGCACCACCGGCCTGCCCAAGGGAATCGTCCATACCCACTATATTCGAGGACTATACTGTTCGACTTTTGCCGCGTCATGGCGCATGACACCCGAATCAATTTGTCTACACACCGGCTCGGTCATCTTCAACGGTGCGTTCATGCTTATGATGCCCGCTATGTACCTTGGGTCCACGTTTGTTTTTGGGAGTCACTTAAACGGCTCTCAGCTTGTCGAAATGGTTGAAAAGGAAAAGGTAACCCATATCACCACGGTTCCCGCCCAAATGATTGCGATGCTCAATGCGCCTAATTTTTCACCTAAAGCCCTGTCTTCAATCGAAGCGATTTGCTGTATGGGCGCCCCGCTACATAAAAAGCACAAAGAAATGTGGCATCGGCAATTGCCCGGCACTTTTTACGAAGCTTATGGCTTAACGGAAGGATTTTTTACGGTTTTGGATAAAACCGATTATGAAAATAAACCTGAATCCGTTGGATGCCCGACGCCGTTTACCGAAATCAAGATCATCAATGATCAGGGCAAAGAACTGCCAGGTGGGGAAGTGGGCGAAATCATCGGTCGGGGCCCCCTGGCAATGTCCGGCTATTACAAACAGCCTGAGCTGACCCGCCAGGCCGTTAGAAAGGGATGGATTTACAGCGGCGACCTGGGCTTCACAGATGAAGAAGGTTTCCTGCACCTGGTGGATCGAAAAAAGGATATGATTATTTCCGGCGGCATCAACGTCTATCCAAGAGACATCGAGGAAGTTTTGATCCAGCATGCGTCTGTCAGAGAGGTGGCCGTATATGGTGTTTCCAGCGAAAAATGGGGCGAAACTCCGGTGGCTGCAGTGATGTTGCGGCGGGATGCAGCAGCCTCACCGCAAGAGTTGCTGGAATGGGTCAACGATCGCGTTTCCGCGCGTTTTCAGAAAGTCAGTAAAGTCGTCATAATCGATGAATTTCCGAGAACCGCCACCGGTAAAATACTCAAACGGACCCTGCGCGATATGTAA